The following coding sequences lie in one Pseudoxanthomonas sp. SE1 genomic window:
- a CDS encoding VirB3 family type IV secretion system protein, translating to MHKNVLFRGCTRPPMFMGVPYVPFTIGAGGCLLLTFYFNMFFLALLPVVIFIMRQMARRDEMIFRLLGLRWQFRTKVRNLRHHEGMWVFTPNAYRKRFDESIPD from the coding sequence ATGCATAAGAACGTGCTGTTCAGGGGCTGCACACGCCCGCCCATGTTCATGGGGGTGCCTTACGTGCCTTTCACGATCGGGGCGGGCGGCTGCCTGCTGCTCACGTTCTACTTCAACATGTTCTTCCTGGCCCTGCTGCCGGTGGTCATCTTCATCATGCGGCAGATGGCGCGCCGCGACGAGATGATCTTCCGGCTGCTCGGGCTGCGGTGGCAGTTCCGGACCAAGGTCCGGAACCTCCGTCACCATGAAGGTATGTGGGTTTTCACGCCCAATGCGTACCGCAAGCGTTTCGACGAATCGATCCCGGACTGA
- a CDS encoding VirB4 family type IV secretion/conjugal transfer ATPase, with translation MLAPDLSIAEFIPLSAHVSPHVVKTTGGDFLLTWRMDGLPFVGREEWELEHRHNTFNRMLQTLRAPDFVNVAFWVHDLRRRGRVRSGARFGQTFNQTLSDGYFDALSAQKIMRNELYLTMIFRPIVMGKKFVEKSANIPRLQAEQEQAVSKLMELAGNVEAVLKDYAPVRLGMYESDTGGVFSETLEFFGFVLNRISEPVPVLRAPLYDYLAVSRHMFSSKTGDFVVSTPDGQNHFGAILNIKEYTDGTWPGILNGLKYLDFEYVITHSFSPMGRQDALKVLDRTKGMMISSGDKAVSQIAELDGAMDQVASGNFVLGEYHFIMTLYAEDQARLSQNVAVARAELSNAGFVSTKEDLAVCSSFYSQLPGNWRYRTRLANVSSLNFLGLSPLHNFATGKRDNNPWGECVTVLQTTNGQPYYFNFHATHPAENSLGEKAIANTMVIGKSGTGKTALINFLLSQVQKFDPVPTIFFFDKDRGAEIFVRACGGNYLALENGQPTGFNPFQCERTDANVQFLAGLIKVLAAKTHYTAREDEDVFRAVEAMLDMPFHLRSMTNFQKSLPNMGDDGLYARLRKWTAGNALGWVFDNPVDTIDLDRASIIGFDYTDVIENAEIRVPVINYLLHRLEELIDGRPLIYVMDEFWKILDGGGALKDFAKNKQKTIRKQNGLGIFATQSPEDALASDISAALIEQTATLILLPNPNASRDDYIDGLKLTDAEFQVIKSLDERSRCFLVKQGHASTVCQLNLRGMDDALAVISASTDNIEIMHRIVDEEAQRLEIDKADLLPEQWLPRFQEERKGSGRMASSRSPQEKSGSSRRAYT, from the coding sequence ATGCTCGCGCCCGACCTGTCCATCGCCGAGTTCATCCCCCTGTCCGCCCATGTGTCGCCGCACGTGGTCAAGACCACGGGTGGCGATTTCCTGCTGACCTGGCGGATGGATGGGCTTCCCTTCGTAGGGCGTGAGGAATGGGAGCTGGAGCATCGACACAACACGTTCAACCGGATGCTGCAGACGTTGCGGGCCCCCGACTTCGTCAACGTTGCGTTCTGGGTACATGACCTGCGGCGCCGCGGACGCGTCCGCTCCGGTGCGCGCTTCGGCCAGACGTTCAATCAGACGCTTTCCGACGGCTACTTCGACGCACTGTCTGCGCAGAAGATCATGCGGAACGAACTGTACCTCACGATGATCTTCCGACCTATCGTGATGGGCAAGAAGTTCGTCGAGAAGTCCGCGAATATCCCTCGCCTGCAGGCCGAGCAGGAGCAGGCCGTGTCCAAGCTGATGGAACTGGCAGGCAATGTGGAGGCGGTGCTGAAGGACTACGCGCCGGTCAGGCTGGGCATGTACGAGTCCGACACGGGTGGCGTTTTCTCCGAGACGCTGGAGTTCTTCGGCTTCGTGCTCAACCGCATCTCGGAGCCTGTCCCGGTACTGCGGGCGCCACTCTACGACTACCTCGCAGTCAGCCGGCACATGTTCTCGTCGAAGACCGGCGACTTCGTGGTCAGTACGCCTGACGGGCAGAACCATTTCGGCGCGATCCTCAACATAAAGGAGTACACGGACGGCACCTGGCCCGGCATTCTCAACGGACTGAAGTACCTCGACTTCGAGTACGTCATCACCCATTCGTTCAGTCCGATGGGGCGACAGGACGCGCTGAAGGTGCTGGACCGCACCAAGGGAATGATGATCTCGTCCGGCGACAAGGCGGTCAGCCAGATCGCGGAACTGGACGGTGCCATGGATCAGGTCGCCTCGGGCAACTTCGTGCTGGGCGAGTATCACTTCATCATGACCCTGTATGCGGAGGATCAGGCACGCCTCTCACAGAACGTCGCGGTGGCCCGGGCCGAGCTGTCCAATGCCGGTTTCGTTTCTACCAAGGAGGACCTGGCGGTGTGCTCGTCCTTCTACTCCCAGCTGCCCGGCAACTGGCGCTACCGGACACGGCTGGCGAATGTCAGCTCGCTGAACTTCCTGGGCCTGTCGCCCTTGCACAACTTCGCCACCGGCAAGCGGGACAATAACCCCTGGGGCGAATGCGTCACCGTACTGCAGACCACCAATGGCCAGCCCTATTACTTCAACTTCCACGCTACCCATCCTGCCGAGAATTCGTTGGGGGAGAAAGCGATCGCCAACACCATGGTCATCGGCAAGTCGGGCACCGGCAAGACGGCACTGATCAACTTCCTGCTGAGCCAGGTCCAGAAGTTCGATCCGGTGCCGACCATCTTCTTCTTCGACAAGGATCGTGGCGCGGAGATCTTCGTACGCGCCTGCGGCGGCAACTACCTGGCGCTGGAGAATGGCCAGCCGACCGGCTTCAATCCGTTCCAGTGCGAGCGAACGGATGCCAACGTGCAGTTCCTCGCCGGGTTGATCAAGGTGCTGGCGGCCAAGACGCATTACACCGCCCGTGAGGACGAGGACGTGTTCCGGGCGGTTGAGGCGATGCTCGACATGCCATTCCACCTGCGCTCGATGACCAATTTCCAGAAGAGCCTGCCCAACATGGGCGACGACGGCCTGTACGCGCGCCTGCGCAAGTGGACAGCCGGCAACGCGTTGGGCTGGGTCTTCGACAATCCGGTGGATACCATCGACCTCGACCGGGCTAGCATCATCGGCTTCGATTACACCGACGTCATCGAGAATGCCGAGATCCGCGTGCCGGTGATCAATTACCTGCTGCACCGGCTGGAGGAGCTGATCGACGGGCGTCCGCTCATCTACGTGATGGACGAGTTCTGGAAGATCCTCGACGGTGGTGGCGCGCTCAAGGATTTCGCCAAGAACAAGCAGAAGACGATCCGGAAGCAGAATGGCCTGGGCATCTTCGCCACGCAGAGTCCGGAAGATGCGCTGGCGAGCGACATTTCCGCCGCGCTGATCGAGCAGACCGCCACGCTGATCCTGTTGCCTAATCCCAATGCGTCCCGCGACGACTACATCGATGGCCTGAAGCTGACCGATGCCGAGTTCCAGGTCATCAAGAGCCTGGACGAACGCTCGCGCTGCTTCCTCGTCAAGCAGGGACATGCGTCGACGGTCTGTCAACTCAACCTGCGCGGCATGGATGATGCGCTGGCGGTGATCTCGGCCAGTACCGACAACATCGAGATCATGCACCGGATCGTCGACGAAGAAGCGCAGCGCCTTGAGATCGACAAGGCCGATCTGCTGCCCGAGCAGTGGCTGCCGCGCTTCCAGGAGGAGCGGAAGGGCTCGGGCCGTATGGCCTCCTCCCGATCGCCTCAGGAAAAAAGCGGGAGCAGTAGGCGCGCCTATACCTAG
- a CDS encoding type IV secretion system protein, with protein MALILLVPWGATQASGVPVIDGAHIGINKFAWIEQYRQMYQELQRQMEQYRTQIRELEQKYVNGPSFNGGLGYRETLSERGLNDYVAERCGTGSGLRTGPAQLKSIAERQFKNCVAIIQTENTRYNVMVRVLKNLDVRDRQMEELKKQAAAVPADQPGALERVKANIAQLEAYVALDIQNANTLLDAYDASLKALNTEQVWLGQAAFNGKGRGLLGDVVQYGALKGALQVARSRER; from the coding sequence ATGGCGTTGATCCTGCTCGTACCGTGGGGCGCCACGCAAGCGTCGGGAGTTCCCGTGATCGATGGCGCGCACATCGGCATCAACAAGTTCGCGTGGATCGAGCAGTACAGGCAGATGTATCAAGAGCTGCAGAGGCAGATGGAGCAGTACCGCACGCAGATCCGCGAGCTTGAGCAGAAGTATGTGAACGGACCATCTTTCAATGGTGGATTGGGCTATCGCGAGACATTGTCGGAGCGTGGTCTGAACGACTATGTGGCAGAGCGCTGCGGCACTGGCAGTGGCCTGCGCACAGGTCCAGCACAGCTCAAGAGTATTGCCGAGCGTCAGTTCAAGAACTGTGTCGCGATCATCCAGACAGAGAACACGCGCTACAACGTGATGGTGAGAGTGCTGAAGAATCTTGATGTCAGGGATAGGCAAATGGAGGAACTTAAAAAGCAGGCTGCTGCCGTACCCGCGGATCAACCGGGCGCGCTGGAACGAGTGAAAGCCAACATCGCCCAACTGGAGGCGTACGTTGCTCTTGACATCCAGAACGCGAATACCCTGTTGGATGCCTATGACGCAAGTCTGAAAGCCTTGAACACCGAGCAGGTGTGGCTGGGTCAGGCCGCGTTCAACGGCAAGGGACGTGGCTTGCTGGGTGACGTCGTCCAGTACGGCGCCCTGAAGGGTGCCCTGCAGGTTGCGCGCAGTCGAGAGCGATAG
- a CDS encoding type IV secretion system protein — translation MEAAAGWLPLHASLPNMVFFHEINDFIDDELINEYLPNLGRRVMRVVGGIGTILLTLWIMIQGYRIVTGQSRESMLALVVSSLRATFIVGIALGAAVSWGPIYESLTDGLTKTINETMTGEPDEGGAYGDIDRTLAIMQVALSAIDTVDSNHDMVTEKQKERALLFTGVGLGAPAIMAAVAMMLNKVAIGLVIAMGPVFILCLLFEQTKSLFQKWLMYGIGTLFSMALLTVMVTLALDMVIAVGTAFWITSALGFGGENVTNMAMQQGGLGLILTALIVSAPPMAAMLFQGTLGQFTPYSAFQPLQQPGAPGQPGYSGVSSGGQSSAQVTSPSHTTYPSSHAMNKQYN, via the coding sequence ATGGAGGCGGCAGCAGGATGGCTGCCCCTGCATGCGTCATTACCCAACATGGTCTTCTTCCATGAGATCAACGATTTCATCGATGACGAGCTTATCAATGAATACCTGCCAAATCTTGGCCGAAGAGTCATGCGAGTCGTGGGTGGTATCGGGACGATACTCCTTACGCTGTGGATCATGATCCAGGGATATCGGATCGTTACCGGGCAGTCTCGGGAATCCATGCTGGCCCTGGTAGTCAGCTCGCTTCGGGCAACATTCATCGTGGGCATCGCACTGGGCGCCGCCGTTTCCTGGGGTCCGATCTATGAGTCGCTGACGGACGGGCTGACGAAGACCATCAATGAAACGATGACGGGCGAACCGGATGAAGGCGGTGCATATGGAGACATCGACCGAACGCTGGCCATCATGCAGGTTGCGCTGTCCGCCATCGATACGGTAGACAGCAATCACGACATGGTGACCGAGAAGCAGAAAGAAAGGGCGCTGCTTTTCACGGGCGTAGGGTTGGGAGCGCCTGCCATCATGGCGGCAGTGGCGATGATGCTGAACAAAGTTGCGATCGGCCTGGTTATCGCCATGGGGCCGGTCTTCATTCTCTGCCTTCTGTTCGAGCAAACCAAATCACTTTTCCAGAAGTGGCTCATGTACGGAATAGGGACGTTGTTCTCGATGGCATTGCTGACCGTGATGGTCACGCTTGCCTTGGACATGGTTATTGCCGTCGGAACCGCATTCTGGATTACCAGTGCGTTGGGCTTTGGCGGAGAGAACGTTACCAACATGGCCATGCAGCAAGGTGGGCTCGGTTTGATCTTGACCGCGCTCATCGTAAGCGCCCCGCCGATGGCGGCGATGCTGTTTCAGGGAACGCTTGGTCAATTTACGCCCTACAGTGCTTTCCAGCCATTGCAGCAGCCAGGTGCGCCAGGTCAGCCGGGCTATAGCGGAGTAAGCAGCGGGGGACAATCCTCGGCGCAGGTTACCTCGCCATCGCATACCACCTATCCTTCCTCGCATGCAATGAACAAGCAATACAACTAA
- a CDS encoding peptidoglycan-binding protein, with protein MASDYTREQILDIVERQAQASGIPREDFLRFAYIETGGRFNPDASNPSGAKGLFQFMPRTAEDYGITGQEFDPVQSTRAAAALYQDNLADISRRQQRNGHDFLSGNTTPSGLDLYLAHQQGAAGYESVQSAIATGEFALTSTRRNILGNISASDVERLTGRKPAELRGLDDRELATTFSQYWNTKYAAISIPDRGIQASQADAAVRERASPLADDVLQNGERGEEVRALQASLNQLGFRDGQGAELETRSGIYGGRTQEAVRAFQTANQLEATGNADARTRDAIAQQLALPEQQRNRAQPEEAQPREGGLAWPTPGNRDINEADKPREGRGEFGTPRSGGRRHGGIDIQGDVGDPVVAVAGGTVVVRPNNGAAGNTVHVRHDDGSLTKYFHLDEFSVRNGQRVEAGQQIGTMGRTGNTPAQGDTHLHFEMWRDGRQVDPLPPLRGAERDAAVPARTATPEVLRDGASGAPVRELQQQLNQLGYRGADGRPLETVSGKFGPQTEHALRAFQEDRGLKVDGIFGERSREALAAANRDPKPTETTPQNPRSEDAQRSFVDRMFSAMHGGDDRAMRQALEDYLKTPAGDSWRKESPTIEPSVMGRDPTGPAR; from the coding sequence ATGGCCAGTGACTACACCCGTGAACAGATCCTCGATATCGTCGAACGCCAGGCACAGGCGAGCGGCATTCCCCGCGAGGACTTCCTGCGGTTCGCCTACATCGAGACGGGCGGCCGCTTCAACCCCGATGCAAGCAACCCCAGTGGTGCGAAGGGGTTGTTTCAGTTCATGCCGCGCACGGCGGAGGATTACGGCATAACGGGCCAGGAATTCGATCCCGTGCAGAGTACGCGTGCGGCCGCAGCGCTGTACCAGGACAATCTTGCGGACATCAGCCGCAGACAGCAGCGTAACGGCCACGATTTTCTGTCCGGAAACACGACGCCAAGCGGGCTCGATCTTTATCTTGCTCACCAGCAGGGGGCTGCTGGCTATGAGTCTGTGCAAAGCGCCATCGCGACAGGAGAGTTCGCGCTCACGAGTACCCGCCGGAATATATTGGGGAACATCAGTGCCAGTGATGTCGAGAGACTGACAGGGCGCAAGCCTGCAGAACTTCGCGGACTCGATGATCGCGAACTGGCGACGACGTTCTCGCAGTACTGGAACACCAAGTACGCGGCCATCAGCATCCCCGATCGCGGCATCCAGGCCAGCCAGGCCGATGCGGCCGTGCGCGAGCGTGCTTCGCCGCTGGCCGATGACGTGCTGCAGAACGGCGAGCGGGGCGAAGAGGTGCGCGCCTTGCAGGCGTCGTTGAACCAGCTTGGGTTCCGCGATGGCCAGGGAGCGGAGCTGGAAACGCGCTCGGGCATCTATGGCGGCAGGACGCAGGAAGCGGTGCGTGCGTTCCAGACAGCAAATCAGCTGGAAGCCACCGGCAACGCCGACGCGCGCACGCGCGACGCCATCGCGCAGCAGCTCGCGTTGCCCGAACAGCAGCGCAACCGCGCCCAGCCTGAGGAAGCGCAGCCGCGCGAAGGCGGACTCGCGTGGCCGACGCCGGGCAATCGCGACATCAACGAGGCCGACAAGCCGCGCGAAGGCCGGGGCGAATTCGGTACGCCGCGCAGTGGTGGTCGGCGGCATGGCGGCATCGACATCCAGGGCGATGTCGGCGATCCGGTGGTGGCGGTGGCCGGTGGGACGGTGGTAGTGCGCCCGAACAATGGCGCGGCAGGCAATACGGTGCACGTGCGGCATGACGATGGCTCGCTCACCAAGTACTTCCACCTGGATGAGTTCAGCGTGCGCAACGGCCAGCGGGTGGAGGCCGGGCAACAGATCGGCACCATGGGGCGTACCGGCAACACGCCGGCGCAGGGAGATACCCACCTGCACTTCGAAATGTGGCGCGACGGCCGTCAGGTCGATCCGTTGCCCCCTCTGCGCGGTGCCGAGCGGGATGCGGCGGTGCCGGCCCGCACTGCAACGCCTGAGGTGTTGCGGGACGGCGCATCGGGAGCCCCGGTGCGCGAGTTGCAGCAGCAACTCAACCAGCTGGGGTATCGGGGCGCCGATGGTCGCCCATTGGAAACGGTGTCGGGCAAGTTCGGCCCACAGACCGAGCATGCCTTGCGCGCGTTCCAGGAAGATCGTGGGCTGAAGGTGGACGGGATCTTCGGGGAGCGTTCGCGTGAAGCACTGGCGGCGGCCAACCGCGACCCCAAGCCCACCGAAACTACACCGCAGAATCCACGCAGTGAGGATGCGCAGCGTTCGTTCGTGGATCGCATGTTCTCCGCGATGCACGGGGGTGATGACCGGGCCATGCGCCAGGCGCTGGAAGACTACCTCAAGACGCCCGCGGGCGATTCGTGGCGGAAGGAATCGCCAACGATCGAACCGTCCGTCATGGGCCGCGACCCGACGGGTCCGGCCCGTTGA
- a CDS encoding lipase, whose protein sequence is MGLTSQQYAYLADHSYDRGGQMQGLLNKDVVIGGERYRVIDHADNPRTGYQGTVYQHEASGAVVAAHRGTEFGREAFRDGVVADGGMVFARTNSQAADAVELTRRAVEYAERQGREPGRAVPEVTVTGHSLGGTLAQVSAHHFDLRGETFNAYGAASLDRRIPEGGDRVTNHVMAVDAVSSASPHYGQMRVYATAQEIETLHRTGYHSNMLRDLLQRDMPLAASVVSADSHSMHNFLPVDDEGRADRSALADPQARRLAEDHRGIIADYRNDVGDLRRGVTVAARGPLGLVLDGIDRVRGPMAPGEPAAQEVRRQTGTPQATPAPSVTSGAPAAWQPSPEIERLLAAAREGSPAALQTAQQGLQASAVGQAWYARVDAHQQALDAQQRVAGPAMEQRTQAPQDIFR, encoded by the coding sequence ATGGGACTCACCTCGCAGCAGTATGCCTACCTTGCGGACCACAGCTACGACCGTGGCGGGCAGATGCAGGGCCTGCTCAACAAGGACGTCGTCATCGGCGGCGAGCGCTACCGCGTGATCGACCATGCGGACAATCCGCGCACCGGTTACCAGGGCACCGTCTATCAGCATGAGGCGAGTGGCGCGGTGGTCGCCGCCCATCGCGGCACCGAGTTCGGGCGGGAGGCTTTCCGCGACGGCGTGGTCGCCGACGGCGGCATGGTGTTCGCGCGCACCAACAGCCAGGCCGCGGATGCGGTGGAACTGACCCGTCGCGCGGTCGAGTACGCGGAACGGCAGGGACGCGAGCCGGGCAGAGCGGTGCCCGAAGTGACCGTGACCGGACACTCCCTCGGCGGCACGCTGGCCCAAGTGTCCGCCCACCACTTCGACTTGCGGGGCGAGACGTTCAACGCCTATGGCGCGGCCAGCCTGGACCGGCGCATTCCGGAAGGTGGCGACCGCGTGACCAACCACGTGATGGCGGTCGACGCGGTCAGCTCTGCCAGTCCCCATTACGGGCAGATGCGCGTCTACGCAACTGCGCAGGAGATCGAGACCCTCCACCGCACCGGTTATCACAGCAACATGCTGCGGGACCTGCTGCAGCGGGACATGCCGTTGGCCGCGTCGGTGGTGTCCGCCGACTCGCACAGCATGCACAACTTCCTGCCGGTGGATGACGAAGGGCGAGCCGATCGCTCCGCGCTGGCCGATCCGCAGGCGCGGCGGCTCGCGGAGGATCACCGCGGCATCATCGCGGACTATCGGAACGATGTAGGCGATCTGCGTCGCGGCGTCACGGTCGCGGCGCGCGGTCCGTTGGGCCTGGTGCTCGACGGCATCGATCGCGTTCGGGGGCCGATGGCCCCGGGCGAGCCGGCAGCGCAGGAGGTGCGCCGTCAGACCGGCACACCGCAGGCGACGCCTGCCCCATCGGTCACGTCAGGCGCTCCTGCTGCGTGGCAGCCGAGCCCGGAGATCGAACGTCTGCTGGCGGCAGCACGCGAAGGAAGCCCTGCGGCGCTGCAGACGGCGCAACAGGGCCTGCAGGCATCCGCTGTCGGTCAGGCATGGTATGCCCGCGTCGACGCGCACCAGCAGGCGCTGGACGCGCAGCAACGCGTCGCAGGTCCGGCCATGGAGCAACGGACGCAGGCGCCGCAAGATATCTTCCGCTGA
- the crp gene encoding cAMP-activated global transcriptional regulator CRP yields the protein MSPGIPLSAPARPAASPLTPDNATLERFLAHSHRRRYPARADVFRPGDPAGTLYYVVSGSVSIITEEDDDRELVLGYFGSGEFVGEMGLFIESDRREVILRTRTQCELAEISYERLHQLFMGTLSADAPKLLYAIGAQLSRRLLDTSRKASRLAFLDVTDRIVRTLHDLAREPEAMSHPQGTQLRVSRQELARLVGCSREMAGRVLKKLQADGSLHARGKTVVLYGTR from the coding sequence ATGAGCCCAGGCATCCCCCTTTCAGCCCCCGCTCGCCCCGCCGCCAGCCCCCTGACGCCGGACAACGCCACGCTTGAGCGCTTCCTGGCCCACAGCCATCGGCGCCGCTACCCGGCCCGCGCCGACGTCTTCCGCCCCGGCGACCCGGCGGGCACGCTGTATTACGTGGTCAGCGGCTCGGTCAGCATCATCACCGAGGAAGACGACGACCGTGAGCTGGTGCTCGGCTACTTCGGTTCCGGCGAGTTCGTCGGCGAGATGGGGCTGTTCATCGAGTCGGACCGCCGGGAAGTGATCCTGCGCACCCGCACCCAATGCGAACTGGCCGAAATCAGCTACGAACGCCTGCACCAGCTGTTCATGGGCACGCTGTCGGCTGATGCCCCCAAGCTGCTCTATGCCATCGGCGCGCAGCTCTCGCGGCGCCTGCTGGACACCAGCCGCAAGGCCAGCCGCCTCGCGTTCCTCGACGTGACCGACCGGATCGTGCGCACCCTGCACGACCTGGCCCGCGAGCCGGAGGCGATGAGCCATCCGCAGGGCACCCAGTTGCGCGTCTCGCGCCAGGAATTGGCCCGCCTGGTGGGCTGCTCGCGCGAGATGGCAGGCCGTGTGCTCAAGAAGCTGCAGGCCGATGGCTCCCTGCATGCGCGCGGCAAGACTGTCGTGCTGTACGGTACCCGCTGA
- the speD gene encoding adenosylmethionine decarboxylase has translation MVKPLPRLRLQGFNNLTKALSFNIYDVCYASSEDERRRYIEYIDEEYNADRLTQILTDVAEIIGANILNVARQDYDPQGASVTILISEEPVIDKKDAGKEIISDAVVAHMDKSHITVHTYPETHPDNGIATFRADIDVATCGVISPLKALNYLIESLESDIVIMDYRVRGFTRDVKGKKHYIDHKINSIQDFLAKNIKSRYEMLDVNVYQENIFHTKMHLKEFDLDNYLFEEKAKNLSFKERMKIEARLKREIEELYHGRNLSE, from the coding sequence GTGGTAAAACCCCTGCCTCGCCTGCGGCTGCAAGGCTTCAACAACCTCACCAAGGCGCTGAGCTTCAACATCTACGACGTGTGCTATGCCTCGTCCGAGGACGAGCGCCGCCGGTACATCGAGTACATCGACGAGGAATACAACGCCGATCGCCTGACCCAGATCCTGACGGATGTGGCGGAGATCATCGGCGCCAACATCCTGAACGTGGCCCGCCAGGACTACGATCCGCAGGGCGCGTCGGTGACGATCCTCATCTCCGAGGAGCCGGTGATCGACAAGAAGGATGCGGGCAAGGAGATCATCTCCGACGCGGTGGTTGCCCACATGGACAAGTCCCACATCACGGTGCACACGTATCCGGAAACCCATCCGGACAACGGCATCGCGACGTTCCGCGCGGACATCGACGTGGCCACCTGCGGCGTGATCTCGCCGCTGAAGGCACTGAACTACCTGATCGAAAGCCTCGAGTCCGACATCGTCATCATGGACTACCGGGTGCGCGGCTTTACCCGCGACGTGAAGGGCAAGAAGCACTACATCGACCACAAGATCAATTCGATCCAGGACTTCCTGGCCAAGAACATCAAGTCGCGCTACGAGATGCTCGACGTGAACGTCTACCAGGAGAACATCTTCCACACGAAGATGCACCTGAAGGAGTTCGACCTCGACAACTACCTGTTCGAGGAAAAGGCCAAGAACCTGTCGTTCAAGGAGCGCATGAAGATCGAGGCGCGCCTGAAGCGGGAGATCGAAGAGCTGTACCACGGGCGCAATCTGTCGGAATGA
- the sugE gene encoding quaternary ammonium compound efflux SMR transporter SugE translates to MAWVYLVLAGLLEVAWAVGLKYSEGFTRLVPSVITAVAAAASFWLLAVALKHIPLGTGYVIWVGIGAVGTAFVGMWLFQEPATAARLVCIGLIVAGIIGLKLAS, encoded by the coding sequence ATGGCGTGGGTGTATCTGGTGCTGGCGGGATTGCTGGAAGTGGCGTGGGCGGTGGGACTGAAGTATTCCGAGGGCTTCACTCGCCTGGTGCCCAGTGTGATCACCGCGGTGGCGGCGGCCGCCAGCTTCTGGTTGCTGGCGGTGGCGCTGAAGCACATCCCGCTCGGCACGGGCTATGTCATCTGGGTGGGCATCGGCGCCGTGGGCACGGCGTTCGTCGGCATGTGGCTGTTCCAGGAGCCCGCCACGGCGGCGCGACTGGTCTGCATAGGCCTGATCGTGGCGGGCATCATCGGCCTGAAGCTGGCGTCGTAG
- the coq7 gene encoding 2-polyprenyl-3-methyl-6-methoxy-1,4-benzoquinone monooxygenase → MNTRTFSLLDHWLVEAQRGLDTVFGNPPANRPNPAGDTPEVALDAAEQHHAAGLMRINHVGEVCAQGLYFGQAAVARDPATRAHLMEAAQEETDHLAWCADRLRELDSRPSVFNPLWYAGSYALGALAGLRGDGWSLGFVVETERQVEAHLDEHLETLPPADLRSREILTVMKADEARHADHAEQAGARTLPAPIPTLMAGASKLMKAVAYRL, encoded by the coding sequence ATGAACACACGGACCTTCTCCCTCCTGGACCACTGGCTCGTGGAAGCCCAGCGCGGCCTGGACACGGTCTTCGGCAATCCGCCGGCCAACCGCCCCAACCCGGCCGGAGATACCCCGGAGGTCGCGCTCGATGCCGCCGAGCAGCATCATGCCGCCGGACTGATGCGCATCAACCACGTGGGCGAGGTATGCGCACAGGGCCTCTATTTTGGCCAGGCCGCCGTTGCACGCGACCCCGCGACCCGCGCCCACCTGATGGAAGCCGCCCAGGAGGAAACCGACCATCTGGCGTGGTGCGCCGACCGGCTGCGGGAGCTGGACAGTCGCCCCAGCGTATTCAACCCGCTCTGGTACGCCGGCAGTTACGCACTCGGAGCCTTGGCGGGCCTGCGCGGGGACGGCTGGAGCCTGGGCTTCGTGGTCGAAACCGAGCGCCAGGTGGAAGCCCACCTGGACGAACATCTGGAAACCCTGCCCCCTGCCGATCTGCGTAGCCGGGAGATCCTGACCGTCATGAAGGCCGACGAAGCCCGCCACGCCGACCACGCGGAACAGGCCGGCGCACGCACTCTGCCCGCCCCCATCCCGACGCTGATGGCCGGCGCCTCCAAGCTCATGAAGGCCGTCGCCTACAGGCTGTAG
- the rplM gene encoding 50S ribosomal protein L13, producing the protein MSTFTAKSETVQRDWYVVDAAGKTLGRLSTELARRLRGKHKPVYTPHVDTGDYLVVINAEKIHVTGNKLADKKYHRFTGYIGNLKTETLAQALERHPERVIETAVKGMLPKGPLGRDMYRKLKVYAGPNHPHAAQQPQVLDI; encoded by the coding sequence ATGAGCACCTTTACCGCCAAGTCCGAGACAGTCCAGCGCGACTGGTACGTCGTCGACGCAGCAGGCAAGACCCTCGGTCGCCTGTCCACCGAGCTGGCCCGCCGCCTCCGCGGCAAGCACAAGCCCGTCTATACCCCTCACGTTGATACCGGCGACTACCTGGTCGTCATCAACGCCGAGAAGATCCACGTCACCGGCAACAAGCTGGCCGACAAGAAGTACCACCGCTTCACGGGCTATATCGGCAATCTGAAGACCGAGACCCTGGCGCAGGCGCTGGAGCGCCACCCGGAGCGCGTCATCGAAACCGCCGTGAAGGGCATGCTGCCGAAGGGCCCGCTGGGCCGCGACATGTATCGCAAGCTCAAGGTCTACGCCGGCCCGAATCATCCGCACGCCGCTCAGCAGCCGCAGGTCCTGGACATCTAA